One Drosophila kikkawai strain 14028-0561.14 chromosome 3L, DkikHiC1v2, whole genome shotgun sequence genomic window carries:
- the velo gene encoding uncharacterized protein velo isoform X2, translating to MEQYIVPLEDPVYSDLQSLVLQDDQQLVFNDQQQVVYQTAAPAQYQQQQQAPAPAYHIIGSDDLAQQQQQHQQQQQQQHQQQQQQQQVVMHHQQHQVQQVHYQQQQDAQQQQQQLHMEQQQQQQQQQQQQQQYVQHQQPAIQHTQQIYYTSEQVLQPNAIVQHMQQQKKQQVLQQQQQQYQQHAPTYQVQASPQQQSQLQQQQQQQQHPQAQQPQTLQLQTSPAQQQQPQQHQQIVYRMTTTQQPQRPISMLNNTHVIVQQQPVLIQAQQHQELIMRQATTIHPYNNRVVYTTSPQQQQQQHVLQQHVQQQQVQQQQQQLQLQATAQTAHLVQARVVPQQTQNVVYQQVQVQKVQQQQQPSQQQAPQQQQQPQLVQQQQPQLVATTPPGGTQLVRAAFRGKSQRGGAVVGRPGTPVAANRSMLTPTTIVRQVRPRGGGVVGATVPGGIVRNIRPTGIRPTRAQLVVQASGADGGQTMQIVTQAPMKHITISTNLGQQQQQQQQQQQAQPQQQQQRHIYRTHMVTDGNPQQQQQHHMLMMRQVPIRYRAPVALTSAGPAPVPTSAPAANPTGGVVQSTNNSSIGMDLEDRIQAAVLKKEQQKPQPPPQLPPMQIGAGTTLTTYYPGGGAATQEEDQQQQQQQQQQVVQGQVQGMRTAGGASMSLAEFKKRNTLSASPSPNPGLTPMRAATGGTLVRPAPKLQTQGGGGLPPGTRIMQPQRTIPAPVVAPVPTAPTATAAASSAPQGSSVQQTSHNNFEIHSQHVLNNRAGQPIAERDKNSAKMLVILASGEQRLITFTLPRESCTVQDLLEQVGVPFDNATTIQCVEHRGANVDFIVTVGFSVNESASELISRAEESLQMNRSQENPAPVAGGAAANAPSSNTGPSYAQANAAAEQAKREAASSANQTNAVGVASSGASAAAAAGAAAPAEARKLIDGFLAVCQLCGFTGMDHARCERCKRVFPEPPKRKSYIAKSSAASSPASSSSTASEQHQPLTAGATAAEKKRELAAVARYGKQLAGVAYPGVGGAGARGRGGMAIRGRARGGRRAAEVDPVVLLSSEDEADADEANTETGNQPSTNFKLNSNGNLHQLPAAFACEPQLPEIDEEPLYKDFVRGDVTDLSDIPENDRFSMSVSCNCVRLVPYRYEITEPITFTSKGICITGIVPDKDAKFTLHIYKHEVIKVIAHFGSAEPAKPLVTLYLLKTCAQYVKTQLLLPDDQASEQTCFKGNSSFHIRRLILIFDTISYTARGTIKGMFNCVDEISSTDAAEILERLADSDKKALDKSSQQPPPPRQLRADEQVNLLMYPPKTSGSLCIRMEDYVCLTKESYLNDIIIDFYLVWLRNTQIPEALRERTHIFSTFFYKRLTTLTRPTDMKQTAAQKRHARVQKWTKGVDIFDKDFIIVPINEQSHWFLAIICFPNLKGPVTYDTNQPVEPQQLKRPRGKKVSLQIGNTTITPLAKRGEGGQLPAALTADNICRIADDESERDEAEGDDSDMASEDSEISNSAKETSSATPASSSTPKPSSQPTLSSGPARTCGADDVPAVKQPLILIFDSLAGASRSRVVATLRDYLTCEYRVKKPDAQAHVFNKDNMPGHCVKVPQQNNFTDCGLYLLQYVEQFFSEPIRDYRLPIKQLTNWFDFLTVTKKREDIANLIQQLMDEGNQQQRHVLPVIEFPTLNGQLVEYPEDTESAEFEEEEGHDDEEPSSEQHDENNAGTDMEVDPGSEELPTQAAKTATVATATVPPTGKRFVLKRRLQNGAVSASSNGSGNGEASNGGSLMPQLVSTSSVAATSVATVPLGSRGPSGGLKIRKIEP from the exons atggagcaaTATATAGTGCCCTTAGAGGACCCTGTCTACTCGGACTTGCAG TCCTTGGTGCTGCAGGACGACCAGCAATTGGTGTTCAATGATCAGCAGCAGGTTGTATACCAAACCGCGGCTCCAGCCCagtatcagcagcagcaacaggcgcCTGCACCTGCTTACCATATCATAGGAAGCGATGATCTGgctcagcaacagcagcaacaccaacagcagcagcagcagcaacaccaacagcagcagcaacaacagcaagttGTGATGCATCATCAGCAACACCAAGTACAACAGGTACActaccagcagcaacaagatgcccagcagcaacagcagcaactccacatggagcaacagcaacaacaacaacaacagcagcagcagcaacaacaatatgtGCAACATCAGCAGCCCGCCATTCAGCATACGCAGCAGATTTACTACACCTCAGAGCAAGTACTACAGCCCAATGCCATTGTCCAGCACATGCAGCAGCAAAAGAAGCAGCAGGTgctgcaacaacagcagcagcaataccAGCAGCATGCGCCCACCTATCAGGTTCAGGCTTCTCCCCAGCAGCAGTcccagttgcagcagcagcaacagcagcagcagcaccctCAAGCGCAGCAGCCACAAACGCTACAGCTGCAAACGTCCcctgcccagcagcagcagccgcagcagcatcaacaaaTTGTTTATCGTATGACAACCACCCAGCAACCCCAAAGACCCATAAGTATGCTGAACAACACTCATGTGATCGTCCAGCAGCAACCGGTATTGATCCAGGCCCAGCAGCATCAGGAGCTGATTATGCGCCAGGCCACCACCATTCATCCGTACAACAACCGCGTTGTCTACACCACTtccccgcagcagcagcagcaacagcacgtCCTGCAGCAACAtgtacagcagcagcaagtgcagcagcagcaacagcagttgCAACTCCAGGCCACCGCTCAGACCGCTCACTTAGTTCAGGCTCGCGTTGTCCCTCAGCAAACCCAGAACGTGGTCTATCAGCAGGTGCAGGTCCAGAAggttcagcagcagcaacagccatCGCAGCAACAGgcgccacagcagcagcaacagccacagctggtgcaacagcagcagcctcagCTGGTGGCCACCACTCCCCCCGGCGGAACACAATTGGTGAGAGCCGCTTTCAGGGGGAAATCCCAGCGAGGTGGAGCTGTTGTGGGCCGACCCGGCACCCCTGTGGCCGCCAACAGGTCCATGCTAACGCCGACGACCATCGTACGACAAGTTCGGCCGCGAGGAGGTGGAGTAGTGGGTGCCACTGTGCCTGGCGGAATCGTGCGGAATATACGACCGACGGGCATACGTCCAACGCGAGCTCAGTTGGTGGTGCAAGCGAGCGGTGCCGACGGAGGTCAGACCATGCAAATAGTGACCCAGGCCCCGATGAAGCACATCACCATCAGCACGAATctcggccagcagcagcagcagcaacaacagcagcagcaagctcaaccgcaacagcagcaacagcgccATATCTATCGCACCCATATGGTCACCGACGGGaatccccagcagcagcagcagcatcacatGCTGATGATGCGCCAGGTTCCCATTCGCTACAGAGCTCCCGTTGCATTGACCTCGGCAGGGCCCGCTCCAGTACCTACTTCAGCGCCTGCCGCCAATCCCACGGGTGGAGTGGTCCAATCcaccaacaacagcagtaTTGGCATGGACCTGGAGGACCGCATACAGGCGGCAGTCCTcaagaaggagcagcagaagcCTCAGCCTCCCCCTCAGCTGCCTCCCATGCAGATAGGAGCCGGCACCACGCTGACCACCTACTATCCCGGCGGAGGAGCAGCAACCCAGGAAGAGgaccaacaacagcagcagcagcagcaacagcaggtgGTGCAGGGTCAGGTCCAGGGTATGCGTACCGCGGGAGGAGCCAGCATGAGTCTGGCTGAGTTCAAGAAGCGAAATACCCTCAGTGCTTCGCCATCACCCAATCCCGGCCTCACCCCCATGAGGGCCGCCACAGGAGGAACACTAGTGCGGCCAGCACCCAAGCTGCAAACCCAAGGAGGCGGAGGTCTGCCGCCGGGTACACGTATTATGCAGCCCCAAAGGACGATCCCAGCCCCAGTGGTGGCTCCAGTTCCTACCGCtcccaccgccaccgccgccgcttcatCTGCTCCGCAGGGCTCGTCCGTGCAGCAGACTTCCCACAACAACTTCGAGATTCACTCGCAGCACGTCCTGAACAACAGGGCTGGCCAGCCCATAGCAGAGCGCGACAAGAACAGCGCCAAAATGCTGGTAATCCTGGCCAGCGGCGAGCAGCGTCTGATCACCTTCACCCTGCCGCGCGAGTCCTGCACGGTGCAGGATCTCCTCGAGCAGGTCGGCGTGCCCTTTGACAACGCCACCACCATTCAGTGCGTGGAGCACCGCGGCGCCAATGTGGATTTCATTGTCACCGTGGGCTTCTCAGTAAACGAGTCTGCCAGCGAGTTGATATCCCGGGCGGAAGAGAGCCTGCAGATGAACCGTTCGCAGGAAAACCCAGCTCCAGTGGCCGGAGGAGCCGCTGCCAATGCACCCTCCTCGAATACCGGCCCTTCGTACGCCCAGGCaaacgccgccgccgagcagGCGAAACGAGAAGCTGCCAGTTCGGCTAATCAAACGAATGCCGTGGGAGTAGCATCCTCTGGAGCAtcagcagccgcagccgcaGGAGCAGCCGCTCCCGCCGAGGCTCGCAAACTCATCGATGGCTTCCTCGCCGTGTGCCAATTGTGCGGCTTCACGGGCATGGATCATGCCCGCTGTGAGCGCTGCAAGCGCGTCTTCCCGGAGCCCCCCAAACGAAAGTCATATATTGCCAAGTCCAGTGCTGCCTCCTCGCCAGCCTCCTCCTCATCAACGGCCAGTGAGCAGCACCAGCCCCTGACAGCAGGAGCAACTGCGGCGGAGAAAAAACGTGAACTGGCGGCCGTGGCTCGCTACGGCAAGCAGCTGGCGGGAGTGGCCTATCCAGGAGTTGGAGGAGCTGGTGCCCGGGGCCGCGGAGGAATGGCCATACGCGGCAGGGCCAGAGGCGGCAGGCGGGCAGCCGAGGTGGATCCAGTGGTGCTGCTGAGCAGCGAGGATGAAGCCGATGCCGATGAGGCCAACACGGAGACGGGAAAT CAACCCTCCACAAATTTCAAACTGAATTCAAATGGCAATCTCCACCAGTTGCCCGCCGCCTTTGCCTGCGAACCGCAGCTGCCCGAGATCGATGAGGAGCCCCTGTACAAAG acTTTGTGCGCGGTGACGTGACAGATTTGTCGGATATCCCGGAAAATGATCGCTTCTCCATGTCGGTGAGCTGTAATTGCGTCCGCTTGGTGCCCTACCGCTACGAGATCACAGAGCCG ATAACCTTCACCTCGAAAGGAATCTGCATCACGGGCATTGTGCCGGACAAGGATGCCAAGTTCACGCTGCACATCTACAAGCACGAGGTGATCAAGGTAATAGCGCACTTTGGCAGCGCGGAACCCGCCAAGCCGCTCGTCACGCTCTACCTGCTCAAGACGTGCGCCCAGTATGTGAAAACGCAGCTCCTCCTGCCCGACGATCAGGCCAGTGAAC AAACCTGCTTCAAGGGCAACAGTTCGTTCCACATTCGCCGGCTCATTCTAATCTTTGACACCATCTCGTACACGGCCCGAGGCACCATCAAGGGTATGTTTAACTGTGTGGACGAGATATCCTCAACTGATGCCGCTGAGATTTTGGAGCGACTCGCCGATTCGGATAAAAAGGCACTGGACAAGAGCTCACAgcagccaccgccgccgcgCCAACTGAGGGCCGATGAGCAGGTCAACCTTCTGATGTATCCGCCCAAGACCTCCGGCAGCCTTTGCATACGAATGGAGGACTATGTGTGCCTCACCAAGGAGTCGTACCTCAACGACATCATCATAGACTTTTACCTTGTCTGGCTGCGCAACACGCAGATTCCGGAGGCTCTGCGCGAGCGCACGCACATCTTTAGCACCTTTTTCTACAAACGCCTGACGACACTAACGCGTCCCACGGACATGAAGCAGACGGCGGCCCAGAAGCGACATGCCCGCGTCCAGAAGTGGACCAAGGGCGTGGACATCTTCGACAAGGACTTTATCATAGTGCCCATAAACGAGCAGTCACATTGGTTCCTGGCCATCATCTGTTTCCCCAACCTCAAGGGACCCGTGACTTATGATACCAACCAGCCGGTGGAGCCGCAGCAGCTGAAGCGTCCGCGGGGCAAGAAGGTCTCCCTGCAGATAGGCAACACCACCATTACCCCGCTGGCGAAGAGGGGCGAAGGAGGACAGCTGCCAGCCGCCCTGACGGCGGATAATATCTGCCGCATAGCGGACGATGAGAGTGAGCGTGACGAGGCCGAGGGCGACGACAGCGACATGGCCTCGGAGGACAGTGAGATTTCGAATTCCGCCAAGGAAACCTCCTCGGCCACGCCCGCTAGCAGCAGCACCCCGAAACCATCCTCACAGCCCACGCTGTCCAGCGGTCCGGCAAGAACCTGCGGTGCCGACGATGTGCCCGCCGTGAAGCAGCCACTGATACTCATCTTTGATTCCCTGGCGGGTGCCTCGCGCAGCCGCGTGGTCGCCACGCTGCGCGATTATCTCACCTGCGAGTACCGCGTGAAGAAGCCGGATGCGCAGGCGCACGTCTTCAACAAGGACAACATGCCCGGCCACTGTGTCAAGGTGCCGCAGCAGAACAACTTCACCGACTGCGGCCTCTATCTGCTGCAGTACGTGGAGCAGTTCTTCAGCGAGCCCATCCGCGACTACCGGCTGCCCATCAAGCAGCTGACCAACTGGTTTGACTTCCTCACCGTCACCAAGAAGCGCGAGGACATTGCCAATCTCATCCAGCAGCTAATGGACGAGGGcaatcagcagcagcgccacGTCCTGCCGGTGATCGAGTTTCCTACTCTGAACGGCCAGCTGGTGGAGTATCCCGAGGACACGGAGAGCGCCGAattcgaggaggaggagggacaCGACGACGAGGAGCCGTCTAGCGAGCAGCACGACGAGAACAATGCTGGCACCGACATGGAAGTGGATCCCGGCAGCGAGGAGCTGCCCACGCAGGCAGCAAAAACCGCCACCGTTGCCACTGCGACAGTCCCGCCGACGGGCAAACGTTTCGTGCTGAAGCGGCGCCTGCAGAACGGTGCTGTCTCTGCATCCAGCAATGGCAGCGGCAACGGGGAGGCCAGCAACGGAGGTTCTCTCATGCCCCAGCTGGTGAGCACATCATCTGTAGCGGCGACGTCGGTGGCCACAGTTCCGCTGGGATCGCGCGGCCCCAGCGGCGGCCTGAAGATACGCAAGATCGAGCcgtag
- the velo gene encoding uncharacterized protein velo isoform X1 gives MEQYIVPLEDPVYSDLQVVQMPQDEVGSLVLQDDQQLVFNDQQQVVYQTAAPAQYQQQQQAPAPAYHIIGSDDLAQQQQQHQQQQQQQHQQQQQQQQVVMHHQQHQVQQVHYQQQQDAQQQQQQLHMEQQQQQQQQQQQQQQYVQHQQPAIQHTQQIYYTSEQVLQPNAIVQHMQQQKKQQVLQQQQQQYQQHAPTYQVQASPQQQSQLQQQQQQQQHPQAQQPQTLQLQTSPAQQQQPQQHQQIVYRMTTTQQPQRPISMLNNTHVIVQQQPVLIQAQQHQELIMRQATTIHPYNNRVVYTTSPQQQQQQHVLQQHVQQQQVQQQQQQLQLQATAQTAHLVQARVVPQQTQNVVYQQVQVQKVQQQQQPSQQQAPQQQQQPQLVQQQQPQLVATTPPGGTQLVRAAFRGKSQRGGAVVGRPGTPVAANRSMLTPTTIVRQVRPRGGGVVGATVPGGIVRNIRPTGIRPTRAQLVVQASGADGGQTMQIVTQAPMKHITISTNLGQQQQQQQQQQQAQPQQQQQRHIYRTHMVTDGNPQQQQQHHMLMMRQVPIRYRAPVALTSAGPAPVPTSAPAANPTGGVVQSTNNSSIGMDLEDRIQAAVLKKEQQKPQPPPQLPPMQIGAGTTLTTYYPGGGAATQEEDQQQQQQQQQQVVQGQVQGMRTAGGASMSLAEFKKRNTLSASPSPNPGLTPMRAATGGTLVRPAPKLQTQGGGGLPPGTRIMQPQRTIPAPVVAPVPTAPTATAAASSAPQGSSVQQTSHNNFEIHSQHVLNNRAGQPIAERDKNSAKMLVILASGEQRLITFTLPRESCTVQDLLEQVGVPFDNATTIQCVEHRGANVDFIVTVGFSVNESASELISRAEESLQMNRSQENPAPVAGGAAANAPSSNTGPSYAQANAAAEQAKREAASSANQTNAVGVASSGASAAAAAGAAAPAEARKLIDGFLAVCQLCGFTGMDHARCERCKRVFPEPPKRKSYIAKSSAASSPASSSSTASEQHQPLTAGATAAEKKRELAAVARYGKQLAGVAYPGVGGAGARGRGGMAIRGRARGGRRAAEVDPVVLLSSEDEADADEANTETGNQPSTNFKLNSNGNLHQLPAAFACEPQLPEIDEEPLYKDFVRGDVTDLSDIPENDRFSMSVSCNCVRLVPYRYEITEPITFTSKGICITGIVPDKDAKFTLHIYKHEVIKVIAHFGSAEPAKPLVTLYLLKTCAQYVKTQLLLPDDQASEQTCFKGNSSFHIRRLILIFDTISYTARGTIKGMFNCVDEISSTDAAEILERLADSDKKALDKSSQQPPPPRQLRADEQVNLLMYPPKTSGSLCIRMEDYVCLTKESYLNDIIIDFYLVWLRNTQIPEALRERTHIFSTFFYKRLTTLTRPTDMKQTAAQKRHARVQKWTKGVDIFDKDFIIVPINEQSHWFLAIICFPNLKGPVTYDTNQPVEPQQLKRPRGKKVSLQIGNTTITPLAKRGEGGQLPAALTADNICRIADDESERDEAEGDDSDMASEDSEISNSAKETSSATPASSSTPKPSSQPTLSSGPARTCGADDVPAVKQPLILIFDSLAGASRSRVVATLRDYLTCEYRVKKPDAQAHVFNKDNMPGHCVKVPQQNNFTDCGLYLLQYVEQFFSEPIRDYRLPIKQLTNWFDFLTVTKKREDIANLIQQLMDEGNQQQRHVLPVIEFPTLNGQLVEYPEDTESAEFEEEEGHDDEEPSSEQHDENNAGTDMEVDPGSEELPTQAAKTATVATATVPPTGKRFVLKRRLQNGAVSASSNGSGNGEASNGGSLMPQLVSTSSVAATSVATVPLGSRGPSGGLKIRKIEP, from the exons atggagcaaTATATAGTGCCCTTAGAGGACCCTGTCTACTCGGACTTGCAGGTAGTGCAAATGCCCCAAGATGAGGTTGGG TCCTTGGTGCTGCAGGACGACCAGCAATTGGTGTTCAATGATCAGCAGCAGGTTGTATACCAAACCGCGGCTCCAGCCCagtatcagcagcagcaacaggcgcCTGCACCTGCTTACCATATCATAGGAAGCGATGATCTGgctcagcaacagcagcaacaccaacagcagcagcagcagcaacaccaacagcagcagcaacaacagcaagttGTGATGCATCATCAGCAACACCAAGTACAACAGGTACActaccagcagcaacaagatgcccagcagcaacagcagcaactccacatggagcaacagcaacaacaacaacaacagcagcagcagcaacaacaatatgtGCAACATCAGCAGCCCGCCATTCAGCATACGCAGCAGATTTACTACACCTCAGAGCAAGTACTACAGCCCAATGCCATTGTCCAGCACATGCAGCAGCAAAAGAAGCAGCAGGTgctgcaacaacagcagcagcaataccAGCAGCATGCGCCCACCTATCAGGTTCAGGCTTCTCCCCAGCAGCAGTcccagttgcagcagcagcaacagcagcagcagcaccctCAAGCGCAGCAGCCACAAACGCTACAGCTGCAAACGTCCcctgcccagcagcagcagccgcagcagcatcaacaaaTTGTTTATCGTATGACAACCACCCAGCAACCCCAAAGACCCATAAGTATGCTGAACAACACTCATGTGATCGTCCAGCAGCAACCGGTATTGATCCAGGCCCAGCAGCATCAGGAGCTGATTATGCGCCAGGCCACCACCATTCATCCGTACAACAACCGCGTTGTCTACACCACTtccccgcagcagcagcagcaacagcacgtCCTGCAGCAACAtgtacagcagcagcaagtgcagcagcagcaacagcagttgCAACTCCAGGCCACCGCTCAGACCGCTCACTTAGTTCAGGCTCGCGTTGTCCCTCAGCAAACCCAGAACGTGGTCTATCAGCAGGTGCAGGTCCAGAAggttcagcagcagcaacagccatCGCAGCAACAGgcgccacagcagcagcaacagccacagctggtgcaacagcagcagcctcagCTGGTGGCCACCACTCCCCCCGGCGGAACACAATTGGTGAGAGCCGCTTTCAGGGGGAAATCCCAGCGAGGTGGAGCTGTTGTGGGCCGACCCGGCACCCCTGTGGCCGCCAACAGGTCCATGCTAACGCCGACGACCATCGTACGACAAGTTCGGCCGCGAGGAGGTGGAGTAGTGGGTGCCACTGTGCCTGGCGGAATCGTGCGGAATATACGACCGACGGGCATACGTCCAACGCGAGCTCAGTTGGTGGTGCAAGCGAGCGGTGCCGACGGAGGTCAGACCATGCAAATAGTGACCCAGGCCCCGATGAAGCACATCACCATCAGCACGAATctcggccagcagcagcagcagcaacaacagcagcagcaagctcaaccgcaacagcagcaacagcgccATATCTATCGCACCCATATGGTCACCGACGGGaatccccagcagcagcagcagcatcacatGCTGATGATGCGCCAGGTTCCCATTCGCTACAGAGCTCCCGTTGCATTGACCTCGGCAGGGCCCGCTCCAGTACCTACTTCAGCGCCTGCCGCCAATCCCACGGGTGGAGTGGTCCAATCcaccaacaacagcagtaTTGGCATGGACCTGGAGGACCGCATACAGGCGGCAGTCCTcaagaaggagcagcagaagcCTCAGCCTCCCCCTCAGCTGCCTCCCATGCAGATAGGAGCCGGCACCACGCTGACCACCTACTATCCCGGCGGAGGAGCAGCAACCCAGGAAGAGgaccaacaacagcagcagcagcagcaacagcaggtgGTGCAGGGTCAGGTCCAGGGTATGCGTACCGCGGGAGGAGCCAGCATGAGTCTGGCTGAGTTCAAGAAGCGAAATACCCTCAGTGCTTCGCCATCACCCAATCCCGGCCTCACCCCCATGAGGGCCGCCACAGGAGGAACACTAGTGCGGCCAGCACCCAAGCTGCAAACCCAAGGAGGCGGAGGTCTGCCGCCGGGTACACGTATTATGCAGCCCCAAAGGACGATCCCAGCCCCAGTGGTGGCTCCAGTTCCTACCGCtcccaccgccaccgccgccgcttcatCTGCTCCGCAGGGCTCGTCCGTGCAGCAGACTTCCCACAACAACTTCGAGATTCACTCGCAGCACGTCCTGAACAACAGGGCTGGCCAGCCCATAGCAGAGCGCGACAAGAACAGCGCCAAAATGCTGGTAATCCTGGCCAGCGGCGAGCAGCGTCTGATCACCTTCACCCTGCCGCGCGAGTCCTGCACGGTGCAGGATCTCCTCGAGCAGGTCGGCGTGCCCTTTGACAACGCCACCACCATTCAGTGCGTGGAGCACCGCGGCGCCAATGTGGATTTCATTGTCACCGTGGGCTTCTCAGTAAACGAGTCTGCCAGCGAGTTGATATCCCGGGCGGAAGAGAGCCTGCAGATGAACCGTTCGCAGGAAAACCCAGCTCCAGTGGCCGGAGGAGCCGCTGCCAATGCACCCTCCTCGAATACCGGCCCTTCGTACGCCCAGGCaaacgccgccgccgagcagGCGAAACGAGAAGCTGCCAGTTCGGCTAATCAAACGAATGCCGTGGGAGTAGCATCCTCTGGAGCAtcagcagccgcagccgcaGGAGCAGCCGCTCCCGCCGAGGCTCGCAAACTCATCGATGGCTTCCTCGCCGTGTGCCAATTGTGCGGCTTCACGGGCATGGATCATGCCCGCTGTGAGCGCTGCAAGCGCGTCTTCCCGGAGCCCCCCAAACGAAAGTCATATATTGCCAAGTCCAGTGCTGCCTCCTCGCCAGCCTCCTCCTCATCAACGGCCAGTGAGCAGCACCAGCCCCTGACAGCAGGAGCAACTGCGGCGGAGAAAAAACGTGAACTGGCGGCCGTGGCTCGCTACGGCAAGCAGCTGGCGGGAGTGGCCTATCCAGGAGTTGGAGGAGCTGGTGCCCGGGGCCGCGGAGGAATGGCCATACGCGGCAGGGCCAGAGGCGGCAGGCGGGCAGCCGAGGTGGATCCAGTGGTGCTGCTGAGCAGCGAGGATGAAGCCGATGCCGATGAGGCCAACACGGAGACGGGAAAT CAACCCTCCACAAATTTCAAACTGAATTCAAATGGCAATCTCCACCAGTTGCCCGCCGCCTTTGCCTGCGAACCGCAGCTGCCCGAGATCGATGAGGAGCCCCTGTACAAAG acTTTGTGCGCGGTGACGTGACAGATTTGTCGGATATCCCGGAAAATGATCGCTTCTCCATGTCGGTGAGCTGTAATTGCGTCCGCTTGGTGCCCTACCGCTACGAGATCACAGAGCCG ATAACCTTCACCTCGAAAGGAATCTGCATCACGGGCATTGTGCCGGACAAGGATGCCAAGTTCACGCTGCACATCTACAAGCACGAGGTGATCAAGGTAATAGCGCACTTTGGCAGCGCGGAACCCGCCAAGCCGCTCGTCACGCTCTACCTGCTCAAGACGTGCGCCCAGTATGTGAAAACGCAGCTCCTCCTGCCCGACGATCAGGCCAGTGAAC AAACCTGCTTCAAGGGCAACAGTTCGTTCCACATTCGCCGGCTCATTCTAATCTTTGACACCATCTCGTACACGGCCCGAGGCACCATCAAGGGTATGTTTAACTGTGTGGACGAGATATCCTCAACTGATGCCGCTGAGATTTTGGAGCGACTCGCCGATTCGGATAAAAAGGCACTGGACAAGAGCTCACAgcagccaccgccgccgcgCCAACTGAGGGCCGATGAGCAGGTCAACCTTCTGATGTATCCGCCCAAGACCTCCGGCAGCCTTTGCATACGAATGGAGGACTATGTGTGCCTCACCAAGGAGTCGTACCTCAACGACATCATCATAGACTTTTACCTTGTCTGGCTGCGCAACACGCAGATTCCGGAGGCTCTGCGCGAGCGCACGCACATCTTTAGCACCTTTTTCTACAAACGCCTGACGACACTAACGCGTCCCACGGACATGAAGCAGACGGCGGCCCAGAAGCGACATGCCCGCGTCCAGAAGTGGACCAAGGGCGTGGACATCTTCGACAAGGACTTTATCATAGTGCCCATAAACGAGCAGTCACATTGGTTCCTGGCCATCATCTGTTTCCCCAACCTCAAGGGACCCGTGACTTATGATACCAACCAGCCGGTGGAGCCGCAGCAGCTGAAGCGTCCGCGGGGCAAGAAGGTCTCCCTGCAGATAGGCAACACCACCATTACCCCGCTGGCGAAGAGGGGCGAAGGAGGACAGCTGCCAGCCGCCCTGACGGCGGATAATATCTGCCGCATAGCGGACGATGAGAGTGAGCGTGACGAGGCCGAGGGCGACGACAGCGACATGGCCTCGGAGGACAGTGAGATTTCGAATTCCGCCAAGGAAACCTCCTCGGCCACGCCCGCTAGCAGCAGCACCCCGAAACCATCCTCACAGCCCACGCTGTCCAGCGGTCCGGCAAGAACCTGCGGTGCCGACGATGTGCCCGCCGTGAAGCAGCCACTGATACTCATCTTTGATTCCCTGGCGGGTGCCTCGCGCAGCCGCGTGGTCGCCACGCTGCGCGATTATCTCACCTGCGAGTACCGCGTGAAGAAGCCGGATGCGCAGGCGCACGTCTTCAACAAGGACAACATGCCCGGCCACTGTGTCAAGGTGCCGCAGCAGAACAACTTCACCGACTGCGGCCTCTATCTGCTGCAGTACGTGGAGCAGTTCTTCAGCGAGCCCATCCGCGACTACCGGCTGCCCATCAAGCAGCTGACCAACTGGTTTGACTTCCTCACCGTCACCAAGAAGCGCGAGGACATTGCCAATCTCATCCAGCAGCTAATGGACGAGGGcaatcagcagcagcgccacGTCCTGCCGGTGATCGAGTTTCCTACTCTGAACGGCCAGCTGGTGGAGTATCCCGAGGACACGGAGAGCGCCGAattcgaggaggaggagggacaCGACGACGAGGAGCCGTCTAGCGAGCAGCACGACGAGAACAATGCTGGCACCGACATGGAAGTGGATCCCGGCAGCGAGGAGCTGCCCACGCAGGCAGCAAAAACCGCCACCGTTGCCACTGCGACAGTCCCGCCGACGGGCAAACGTTTCGTGCTGAAGCGGCGCCTGCAGAACGGTGCTGTCTCTGCATCCAGCAATGGCAGCGGCAACGGGGAGGCCAGCAACGGAGGTTCTCTCATGCCCCAGCTGGTGAGCACATCATCTGTAGCGGCGACGTCGGTGGCCACAGTTCCGCTGGGATCGCGCGGCCCCAGCGGCGGCCTGAAGATACGCAAGATCGAGCcgtag